A window of the Tunturibacter empetritectus genome harbors these coding sequences:
- a CDS encoding cation diffusion facilitator family transporter, producing MHMVATPNSKMQRVLQLSMVLTLAYVGATFFFGLRAHSLALISEAGHNVSDLLAIVLSFVAVYFQARPATDQKTFGYQRAGVLAAFVNAATLVVLSLWIAFAAVHRFSAPVDVQPKLMMYVAAAGVLMNGTIATLLWKFSGDVNIRSVFLHMLGDTLSTAAVIAGGAAIFFTHLSWIDPVLSILIAGMILYSSVGIIRETLNILLEGTPRNLELGEIRQAMASVGGVLNVHDLHVWSLGSQSHALASHVTIAEMPMSECSGILADIKCALRDRFHITHTTIQFEITGCETTHGCAAPPELEAIGAHSHDHHGHAH from the coding sequence ATGCACATGGTCGCCACTCCGAACAGCAAGATGCAGCGAGTCTTGCAGCTGTCCATGGTGCTCACCCTGGCCTATGTTGGTGCGACCTTCTTCTTCGGTCTACGGGCACACTCCCTGGCCCTCATCTCAGAGGCAGGACACAACGTCAGCGACCTGCTCGCCATTGTGCTCTCCTTCGTAGCCGTTTATTTTCAGGCACGTCCCGCAACCGATCAGAAGACCTTCGGATACCAGCGTGCCGGTGTCCTCGCCGCGTTCGTCAACGCCGCAACCCTCGTCGTGCTCTCGTTATGGATCGCCTTTGCCGCAGTCCACCGTTTCAGCGCACCCGTCGACGTGCAGCCCAAGCTGATGATGTACGTCGCGGCCGCCGGTGTGCTAATGAACGGCACCATCGCAACCCTGCTCTGGAAGTTCTCCGGCGACGTCAATATCCGCAGTGTCTTCCTGCACATGCTCGGCGACACGCTCTCCACCGCCGCGGTCATTGCAGGCGGCGCAGCCATCTTCTTCACCCACCTGTCGTGGATCGATCCGGTGCTCTCCATCCTCATCGCCGGCATGATCCTCTACAGCTCCGTCGGAATCATTCGTGAGACGCTGAACATTCTGCTCGAAGGCACGCCACGCAATCTTGAGCTCGGCGAGATTCGTCAGGCGATGGCCTCGGTCGGCGGCGTCCTCAACGTCCACGACCTTCATGTCTGGAGCCTCGGCTCCCAGTCCCACGCGCTTGCCAGCCACGTCACCATCGCTGAGATGCCCATGTCTGAGTGCAGCGGCATCCTCGCAGACATCAAGTGCGCTCTACGCGACCGCTTTCACATCACCCACACCACGATTCAGTTTGAGATCACCGGCTGCGAGACCACCCATGGCTGCGCCGCCCCGCCAGAGCTCGAGGCAATCGGCGCCCACAGCCACGATCATCACGGTCACGCTCACTGA
- a CDS encoding OsmC family protein, translated as MDRTGSAVWHGKIMDGTGTISTQSGTLKDTQYSFKTRFADGVGTNPEELIAAAHAGCFTMALSGQLTEAGFTPDTIETTATLTLDVHGAPTITKIHLTTKGKIPGIDKAKFDELVHNAEVGCPVSKVLKAATITVDATLV; from the coding sequence ATGGATCGCACTGGCAGCGCAGTATGGCATGGCAAGATTATGGACGGCACCGGCACCATCTCCACACAGAGCGGCACGTTGAAGGATACGCAGTACAGCTTCAAGACTCGTTTTGCCGATGGTGTGGGGACAAACCCCGAGGAGTTGATTGCGGCGGCACATGCGGGCTGCTTCACGATGGCTCTGAGCGGCCAGCTTACTGAGGCGGGCTTTACTCCCGACACCATTGAGACGACCGCGACGCTGACGCTCGATGTTCACGGCGCGCCTACGATCACCAAGATTCACCTGACCACTAAGGGGAAGATTCCTGGCATTGATAAGGCAAAGTTCGATGAGCTGGTACACAATGCCGAGGTCGGCTGCCCGGTGTCGAAGGTGTTGAAGGCTGCGACGATCACCGTCGACGCTACGCTGGTTTAG